One Frankia alni ACN14a DNA window includes the following coding sequences:
- a CDS encoding Phenylacetic acid catabolic protein, whose protein sequence is MADAMVGERRVYRENDADIPSEFSDLLVRMLVHHLENSTNRYYTELLNHLWERCMTLAPEERLKTTFAKLMQQEVEHGVITARILAGLGVGVVEQPIKQYLFHLPIDTFCDMAYFNALGDRVGCYIGETWEDVPYEPLLNVAERLHKDEVFHATFGMSNLRRVCADPAGLAEANEKIKIWWPAALDMFGRSDSEFSDAYVRWGLRKLNNEQLRQQYIADTRPLLEELGITVPADTANRRFL, encoded by the coding sequence ATGGCAGATGCGATGGTGGGCGAGCGTCGGGTGTACCGGGAGAACGACGCCGACATCCCGAGCGAGTTCTCCGACCTGCTGGTGCGCATGCTCGTGCACCACCTGGAGAACTCGACGAACCGGTACTACACCGAGCTGCTGAACCACCTGTGGGAACGCTGCATGACGCTCGCTCCCGAGGAGCGGCTGAAGACGACGTTTGCGAAACTCATGCAGCAGGAGGTGGAGCACGGCGTCATCACGGCGCGAATCCTGGCGGGCCTGGGCGTCGGGGTGGTCGAACAGCCGATCAAGCAGTACCTCTTCCACCTGCCCATCGACACGTTCTGCGACATGGCGTACTTCAACGCCCTGGGCGACCGGGTGGGCTGCTACATCGGGGAGACGTGGGAGGACGTGCCCTACGAGCCCCTGCTGAACGTGGCCGAGCGCCTGCACAAGGACGAGGTTTTCCACGCGACGTTCGGGATGTCGAACCTGCGCCGCGTGTGCGCCGACCCGGCCGGGCTGGCCGAGGCCAACGAGAAGATAAAGATCTGGTGGCCGGCCGCGCTGGACATGTTCGGCCGGTCGGACTCGGAGTTCAGCGACGCGTACGTTCGCTGGGGCCTGCGCAAGCTCAACAATGAGCAGCTCCGCCAGCAGTACATCGCCGACACCCGTCCGCTGCTGGAGGAACTCGGCATCACCGTTCCCGCGGACACGGCGAACCGCCGTTTCCTCTGA
- a CDS encoding amidohydrolase family protein, whose translation MDLIDELDLKVIDCDTHVVEHYDLWTSRVPSKYGDRVPHVERDANGIEWWIAGGKVLSPAAGLAIAGWKEPPPKFPAQLDMVDPRIWQPEGRLEIMDEYGIHAEVLYPNVAGFGAGRYTDFGDMELALLLLQAYNDWLADFRRVSDRYVPVMAVPFWDIDLSIAEMKRCAELGHKGLVFSQAPEDFGSPMLTDPHWDRLWAAAQEMGLSINFHIGSGDTTMPQLLHPSAGVHANYATFPMTFFLGNARTVGSLIGAGVCHRFPDLKFVSVESGVGWVPFTLQALDWMWTECGVAKEHPEYDLLPSEYFRRQIYACFWFEHGPTLRAAIDYVGADNILYETDFPHPTSMSPGPVSSALPPRQFINDKLGDLPHDVLRKILQDNAMKLYDLA comes from the coding sequence GTGGATCTCATCGACGAACTCGACCTCAAGGTCATCGACTGCGACACCCACGTCGTCGAGCACTACGACCTCTGGACGTCCCGGGTGCCGTCGAAGTACGGCGACCGCGTTCCCCACGTCGAACGCGACGCGAACGGCATCGAATGGTGGATCGCCGGCGGCAAGGTGCTCAGCCCGGCCGCCGGTCTCGCCATCGCCGGCTGGAAGGAGCCGCCCCCGAAGTTCCCCGCGCAGCTCGACATGGTCGACCCGCGCATCTGGCAGCCCGAGGGCCGCCTGGAGATCATGGACGAGTACGGCATCCACGCCGAGGTCCTCTACCCGAACGTCGCCGGCTTCGGCGCCGGGCGCTACACCGACTTCGGTGACATGGAGCTGGCGCTGTTGCTGTTACAGGCGTACAACGACTGGCTGGCGGACTTCCGCCGGGTCTCGGACCGCTACGTCCCGGTGATGGCGGTGCCGTTCTGGGACATCGACCTGTCGATCGCGGAGATGAAGCGCTGCGCGGAGCTCGGGCACAAGGGCCTGGTGTTCTCCCAGGCGCCCGAGGACTTCGGCTCCCCCATGCTCACCGACCCGCACTGGGACCGGCTGTGGGCCGCGGCCCAGGAGATGGGCCTGTCGATCAACTTCCACATCGGCAGCGGCGACACCACGATGCCGCAGCTGCTGCACCCGTCGGCCGGCGTCCACGCCAACTACGCCACCTTCCCGATGACGTTCTTCCTCGGCAACGCCCGCACGGTGGGCAGCCTCATCGGCGCGGGCGTGTGCCACCGCTTCCCCGACCTGAAGTTCGTCTCGGTGGAAAGCGGCGTCGGCTGGGTGCCGTTCACCCTGCAGGCGCTGGACTGGATGTGGACGGAGTGCGGCGTCGCCAAGGAGCACCCCGAGTACGACCTGCTGCCCAGCGAGTACTTCCGCCGCCAGATCTACGCCTGCTTCTGGTTCGAGCACGGCCCCACGCTGCGCGCGGCGATCGACTACGTCGGCGCCGACAACATCCTGTACGAGACCGACTTCCCGCACCCGACGAGCATGTCGCCGGGGCCGGTGAGCTCGGCGCTGCCGCCCCGGCAGTTCATCAACGACAAGCTCGGCGACCTCCCGCACGACGTGCTGCGCAAGATCCTCCAGGACAACGCCATGAAGCTCTACGACCTGGCCTGA
- a CDS encoding MarR family winged helix-turn-helix transcriptional regulator: MNADPDQRAWALMQRFVEAQNRRGELAEALGFRLGGGRGKILLQIRDGPVTLGQLARSNGVDAPYATLIVDKLAAHGLVERRPHPDDRRRKLVALTAAGHDAIATSDAILLRPPPAISNLPAADLEQLTELLARLLEADATEPEAPTSSAPAAPTPGSGGRRAGAPAGGGGAGRKPGR; the protein is encoded by the coding sequence GTGAACGCCGATCCCGACCAGCGGGCCTGGGCCCTCATGCAGCGGTTCGTCGAGGCCCAGAACCGCCGGGGCGAGCTCGCCGAGGCGCTCGGCTTCCGCCTCGGCGGCGGCCGGGGAAAAATCCTCCTGCAGATTCGCGACGGACCGGTGACCCTCGGCCAACTCGCGCGGTCCAACGGCGTCGACGCCCCCTACGCCACCCTGATCGTCGACAAGTTGGCAGCGCACGGCCTGGTCGAACGCCGCCCGCACCCCGATGACCGGCGCCGCAAGCTGGTCGCGCTCACCGCCGCCGGGCACGACGCCATCGCAACCTCCGACGCCATCCTGCTGCGCCCGCCCCCGGCGATCAGCAACCTCCCGGCCGCCGACCTCGAGCAGCTCACCGAGCTCCTCGCGCGTCTGCTCGAGGCAGACGCGACCGAACCCGAAGCGCCGACGTCGTCCGCGCCCGCGGCACCGACTCCCGGATCGGGTGGGCGGCGCGCCGGGGCGCCGGCCGGCGGGGGCGGGGCCGGCCGGAAGCCCGGGAGGTAG
- a CDS encoding acyl-CoA dehydrogenase family protein — MQRTLFEAEHEEFRELVRTFVTKECQPHHEEWERAGVVDRSAWRRAGEMGLLGLTVPEQYGGAGLSDPRFDVIVTEELAFGGITGLGLSLHNELLAPYLVGLTTDEQKARWLPGYCSGETVTAIAMSEPGAGSDLRGIRTTALRDGDHFVVNGAKTFISNGLLADLVVVAVKTDPGAGRGSLSLLAVERATPGFERGRKLDKVGLRAQDTAELFFNDARVPAANLLGEEHRGLHYLMRNLAAERLSIAVGSVASARRAQELTRQYVRSRTAFGTTIGSFQNTRFVLAALHARTLAVQALVDGCVQARIAGTLTPEDAAAAKLLATELEFDAVDAGVQLHGGYGWMEEYPIARMYRDVRITRIFGGSSEIMKEVVGRALRLDDPTAP, encoded by the coding sequence ATGCAACGCACGCTCTTCGAGGCCGAACACGAGGAGTTCCGCGAACTCGTGCGGACCTTCGTCACGAAGGAATGCCAGCCGCACCACGAGGAGTGGGAACGGGCCGGCGTCGTCGACCGCAGCGCCTGGCGCCGGGCCGGCGAGATGGGCCTGCTCGGGCTCACCGTGCCCGAGCAGTACGGCGGCGCCGGGCTGAGCGACCCCCGCTTCGACGTGATCGTCACCGAGGAGCTGGCGTTCGGCGGCATCACCGGGCTCGGGCTGTCGCTGCACAACGAGCTGCTCGCCCCCTACCTGGTCGGCCTCACCACCGACGAGCAGAAGGCGCGCTGGCTGCCCGGCTACTGCTCCGGCGAGACCGTCACCGCCATCGCGATGAGCGAGCCCGGTGCCGGCAGCGACCTGCGCGGCATCCGCACGACCGCCCTGCGCGACGGCGACCACTTCGTCGTCAACGGCGCCAAGACGTTCATCAGCAACGGCCTGCTCGCCGACCTCGTGGTCGTGGCGGTCAAGACGGACCCGGGCGCCGGGCGGGGCTCGCTCAGCCTGCTCGCGGTGGAGCGCGCCACCCCCGGCTTCGAGCGGGGACGCAAGCTCGACAAGGTCGGCCTGCGCGCGCAGGACACCGCCGAGCTGTTCTTCAACGACGCCCGGGTGCCGGCGGCCAACCTGCTCGGCGAGGAGCACCGCGGGCTGCACTACCTGATGCGCAACCTGGCGGCCGAACGGCTGTCCATCGCCGTCGGCAGCGTCGCCAGTGCCCGCCGCGCCCAGGAGCTGACCAGGCAGTACGTCCGCAGCCGCACGGCGTTCGGCACCACGATCGGCAGCTTCCAGAACACCCGGTTCGTCCTGGCGGCCCTGCACGCCCGCACACTCGCCGTCCAGGCGCTCGTGGACGGCTGCGTCCAGGCCAGGATCGCCGGCACCCTCACCCCCGAGGACGCGGCCGCGGCCAAGCTGCTCGCCACCGAGCTGGAGTTCGACGCGGTCGACGCCGGCGTCCAGCTCCACGGCGGCTACGGCTGGATGGAGGAGTACCCCATCGCCCGGATGTACCGCGACGTCCGCATCACTCGAATCTTCGGCGGCAGCAGCGAGATCATGAAGGAGGTCGTCGGCCGCGCCCTGCGCCTCGACGACCCCACCGCCCCCTGA
- a CDS encoding CaiB/BaiF CoA transferase family protein, with protein MGRILEGIKVVEVALFGFVPSAGAALADWGADVIKIEHPETGDPVRALSSYGFGPGDGGVTTLWEVFNRGKRGVGIDIATPDGLELLMCLIDEADVFITSFMPSARERLGIDVDQVRARNPRIIYGRGTGQGPDGPDADKGGFDGISYWSRSGASTASVPPGYDFPILLPGPAFGDIQSGMFLAGGIAGALYQREKTGQGSVVDVSLFGAGLWAMQATIAGAAAIGADNIVQLDRRRPPNPLTNLYRTADGHFFVLGMLQADRYWSGLCAAIGHPELAADERFTTLALRTEHAEACVAALDAIFTAITYDELVKALDSQEGQWAPVAVPGDTLTDPQALANGYVQQVDYPSGARLPLVPVPARVDGDLPTLTPAPTLGEHTDEVVLALGRSEEELINLKIAGVIS; from the coding sequence ATGGGCAGGATCCTCGAGGGCATCAAGGTCGTGGAAGTGGCGCTGTTCGGCTTCGTGCCGTCGGCCGGCGCCGCGCTCGCCGACTGGGGCGCGGACGTCATCAAGATCGAGCATCCCGAGACCGGCGACCCGGTCCGGGCGCTGTCGTCCTACGGCTTCGGCCCCGGTGACGGCGGCGTCACGACGCTGTGGGAGGTGTTCAACCGCGGCAAGCGGGGCGTCGGCATCGACATCGCCACCCCCGACGGCCTGGAACTGCTGATGTGCCTCATCGACGAGGCGGACGTGTTCATCACCAGCTTCATGCCGTCGGCCCGGGAGCGACTCGGCATCGACGTCGACCAGGTCCGGGCGCGTAACCCGCGCATCATCTACGGCCGCGGCACCGGCCAGGGGCCCGACGGTCCCGACGCGGACAAGGGCGGGTTCGACGGCATCTCCTACTGGAGCCGGTCGGGCGCCAGCACCGCCTCGGTCCCGCCGGGCTACGACTTCCCGATCCTGCTGCCCGGCCCCGCCTTCGGCGACATCCAGAGCGGGATGTTCCTGGCCGGCGGCATCGCGGGGGCGCTGTACCAGCGGGAGAAGACCGGCCAGGGCAGCGTGGTGGACGTGTCCCTGTTCGGCGCCGGGCTGTGGGCGATGCAGGCCACCATCGCCGGCGCCGCGGCGATCGGCGCGGACAACATCGTCCAGCTCGACCGGCGGCGCCCGCCGAACCCGCTGACGAACCTGTACCGGACGGCCGACGGGCACTTCTTCGTGCTCGGGATGTTACAGGCCGACCGCTACTGGTCCGGCCTGTGCGCGGCGATCGGTCACCCGGAGCTGGCCGCCGACGAGCGGTTCACCACCCTGGCCCTGCGCACCGAGCACGCCGAGGCGTGCGTCGCGGCCCTCGACGCCATCTTCACCGCCATCACCTACGACGAGCTGGTCAAGGCCCTCGACAGCCAGGAGGGCCAGTGGGCGCCGGTCGCCGTCCCCGGCGACACCCTGACCGACCCGCAGGCGCTGGCGAACGGCTACGTCCAGCAGGTCGACTACCCGAGTGGCGCGCGCCTGCCGCTGGTCCCGGTGCCCGCCCGGGTCGACGGCGACCTGCCCACGCTGACCCCGGCGCCGACCCTCGGGGAGCACACCGACGAGGTCGTCCTGGCGCTCGGCCGCTCCGAGGAGGAGCTCATCAACCTCAAGATCGCCGGTGTGATCTCCTGA
- a CDS encoding phosphotransferase family protein, with product MTAVTHGVDAGVLRALLAAGHHCALGEADPALGEADPALAEVDILDLHPLKGGYSREMWSFDAVTRDGAVHPLILCADSAAGVVGAGGQTLGRPAEAALLHTLHTAGLPVPDAVASGDGAAGGPGGELGRPYLVMQRCSGTAAIGPLHRDPWYVEHRAELAVWFAATLAAIHAADVPADVLGGVRPDQARVAGAELARWSGELRATPQAHTAVLDRALGWLAANPPPPPARVTLLHGDYRTGNILHGHGDGGPSGLRTVLDWEMAHLGDPLEDLAWAQLVCWRVGTDRVGGLVDLARWPELYGAAAGWAPDLAALRWWEVLGSVKMACLVWRAAEAVTAPAERALLERLFADLGTELDRRLLPPDRHPAPPRRGGPPPTDEAPTDEARTDEARTDGDQR from the coding sequence ATGACCGCCGTCACCCACGGGGTCGACGCCGGCGTGCTGCGCGCGCTGCTGGCCGCGGGACACCACTGCGCCCTCGGCGAGGCCGACCCCGCCCTCGGCGAGGCCGATCCCGCTCTCGCCGAGGTCGACATTCTCGACCTGCACCCGCTCAAGGGCGGCTACTCCCGCGAGATGTGGTCGTTCGACGCGGTGACCCGCGACGGCGCCGTGCATCCGCTGATCCTGTGCGCCGACTCGGCCGCCGGCGTCGTCGGCGCGGGCGGGCAGACCCTCGGTCGGCCCGCGGAGGCCGCCCTGCTGCACACCCTGCACACCGCGGGCCTGCCGGTGCCCGACGCGGTGGCCAGCGGGGACGGCGCCGCCGGGGGGCCCGGTGGCGAGCTCGGTCGTCCGTACCTGGTGATGCAGCGCTGCAGTGGCACGGCCGCGATCGGCCCGCTGCACCGCGACCCCTGGTACGTGGAGCACCGCGCGGAACTCGCCGTCTGGTTCGCCGCGACGCTGGCGGCGATCCACGCCGCCGACGTGCCGGCGGACGTCCTCGGCGGTGTGCGCCCGGACCAGGCGCGGGTCGCCGGCGCGGAGCTGGCCCGGTGGAGCGGCGAGCTGCGCGCGACCCCCCAGGCGCACACCGCCGTGCTGGACCGTGCGCTGGGCTGGCTCGCCGCGAACCCGCCACCCCCGCCCGCGCGGGTCACCCTGCTCCACGGCGACTACCGGACCGGCAACATCCTGCACGGGCACGGCGACGGCGGCCCCAGCGGGCTGCGCACGGTGCTGGACTGGGAGATGGCCCACCTCGGGGACCCGCTGGAGGACCTCGCCTGGGCGCAGCTCGTCTGCTGGCGGGTCGGCACCGACCGGGTCGGCGGCCTGGTGGACCTGGCGCGCTGGCCGGAGCTCTACGGCGCCGCCGCCGGCTGGGCGCCCGACCTCGCGGCCCTGCGGTGGTGGGAGGTCCTCGGTTCGGTGAAGATGGCCTGCCTGGTGTGGCGGGCCGCCGAGGCCGTCACCGCGCCCGCCGAGCGCGCCCTGCTGGAACGCCTCTTCGCCGACCTGGGCACCGAACTCGACCGCCGCCTGCTACCCCCCGACCGCCACCCCGCCCCACCGCGGCGGGGCGGACCGCCACCGACGGACGAAGCACCGACGGACGAAGCACGGACGGACGAAGCACGGACGGACGGAGACCAGCGATGA
- a CDS encoding ABC transporter substrate-binding protein, with product MRGRSVAGALALSSLLLAAACSSSGSSGGAAKPAGGAGTGEVSSAPVANSDNNAWALRYTGGSAGPAKGTPYKIGFVSQDTFLPSATQGARAAVAYVDAELGGVGGRPIELVSCSVNVPEDAARCGAQMANDASLSLVIVGGLSVGNKEFYDAVGGRKAILIGNALASEDFVTTRGVAYTAGSPGVLMGMARFAVEELKAHTVAGIVPDTPAGRAAAQQLVKPILDAAKVKFRPVFISLQATTPDLTTALQASGAGSADALITAFPPSSCISMYDAIRSLGIKPKVITTDQCADVPVRAHLKTVGAPGAVPDGWYYANYGYNFDLPDVDSGMKTYQYAAAKYAKPLGSAPVELRGFSGPTFGTVMTAAKIVNQLGVDKATSFDVVDRALRGFAGPAMLQVGPLKCGQAPFVAVCGHQIGVDQYSGGKWTSVRDGLNDKPVNLLAPAS from the coding sequence GTGAGAGGTCGTTCTGTGGCGGGGGCGCTGGCGCTCAGTTCCCTGCTCTTAGCCGCGGCGTGTTCGTCGTCGGGTTCGTCCGGGGGCGCCGCGAAGCCCGCCGGCGGTGCCGGCACCGGGGAGGTGAGCTCCGCGCCCGTCGCCAACAGCGACAACAACGCCTGGGCGCTGCGCTACACCGGTGGCTCCGCCGGCCCGGCGAAGGGCACGCCGTACAAGATCGGATTCGTCAGCCAGGACACCTTCCTGCCGTCCGCGACGCAGGGCGCGCGGGCCGCGGTGGCCTACGTCGACGCCGAGCTCGGCGGCGTCGGCGGCCGGCCGATCGAGCTGGTCTCCTGCTCGGTCAACGTGCCGGAGGACGCCGCCCGCTGCGGCGCCCAGATGGCCAACGACGCGTCGCTGTCCCTGGTGATCGTGGGCGGCCTGAGCGTCGGCAACAAGGAGTTCTACGACGCCGTGGGCGGCCGCAAGGCGATCCTCATCGGCAACGCCCTGGCCAGCGAGGACTTCGTGACGACCCGCGGCGTCGCCTACACCGCCGGCTCGCCCGGGGTGCTGATGGGCATGGCGCGCTTCGCCGTGGAGGAGCTCAAGGCCCACACGGTGGCCGGCATCGTCCCGGACACCCCCGCCGGTCGCGCGGCCGCCCAGCAGCTCGTGAAGCCGATCCTGGACGCCGCCAAGGTGAAGTTCCGGCCGGTGTTCATCAGCCTGCAGGCCACCACCCCGGACCTGACGACGGCGTTGCAGGCCAGCGGCGCGGGCAGCGCCGACGCGCTGATCACGGCCTTCCCCCCGAGCAGCTGCATCAGCATGTACGACGCGATCCGCTCGCTCGGCATCAAGCCCAAGGTGATCACGACCGACCAGTGTGCCGACGTGCCCGTGCGCGCCCACCTCAAGACCGTGGGTGCCCCCGGCGCCGTCCCCGACGGCTGGTACTACGCCAACTACGGCTACAACTTCGACCTGCCCGACGTCGACTCCGGGATGAAGACCTACCAGTACGCGGCGGCGAAGTACGCCAAGCCGCTGGGAAGCGCCCCCGTCGAGCTGCGCGGCTTCAGCGGACCGACGTTCGGCACCGTGATGACCGCAGCCAAGATCGTCAATCAGCTCGGCGTGGACAAGGCCACGTCGTTCGACGTCGTCGACCGGGCACTGCGCGGCTTCGCCGGCCCGGCGATGCTCCAGGTCGGCCCGCTCAAGTGCGGCCAGGCGCCGTTCGTCGCCGTCTGCGGCCACCAGATCGGCGTCGACCAGTACTCCGGCGGCAAGTGGACGAGCGTCCGCGACGGCCTCAACGACAAGCCGGTCAACCTGCTGGCCCCGGCGAGCTGA
- a CDS encoding TIGR03857 family LLM class F420-dependent oxidoreductase, with the protein MTSADHSDGVHDAPGLQGEPDLDDAPRLHDGPREHDDPGLHDDLSVYVLPGRASDPARALREARDADRAGFGAVYVSERLDLKEAGVVCGALAATTDRCRVGTAVIHQGTRHPLTIAALAATAHTMSGGRFVLGLGRGLGALAPSLGVAPPTLRGLEHLVGVLRRLWAGEAIREEGASGSFRGMRFSDLPPDGAPPVVLGTIGPRGLDLAGRAFDGVILHPFLTVDAVAASVAAVRGAAERAGRDPASVRVITTLVAAPDLPPDRADLAVRARAVSYFQVRGLGELLVERNGWDPAVLERLRAHPTLTGRGIADTAVTRDRLVESAELIPAQWFDTGAAIGSSAACARRAADYRAAGADEVLVHGASPAEAGAMAAAWGALRSRPSAAPAFAAAGGAAAG; encoded by the coding sequence GTGACATCCGCCGACCACAGCGATGGCGTGCACGACGCCCCCGGCCTGCAGGGCGAACCCGACCTGGACGATGCCCCCCGCCTGCACGACGGCCCCCGCGAGCACGACGACCCCGGCCTGCACGACGACCTCAGCGTGTACGTGCTACCCGGGCGGGCGAGCGACCCCGCCCGTGCCCTGCGGGAGGCGCGCGACGCGGACCGGGCCGGCTTTGGCGCGGTCTACGTCAGCGAGCGGCTCGACCTCAAGGAGGCCGGGGTGGTCTGCGGGGCGCTCGCCGCGACGACCGACCGCTGCCGCGTCGGGACCGCCGTGATCCACCAGGGCACCCGTCATCCGCTCACCATCGCCGCGCTGGCAGCGACCGCGCACACGATGAGCGGCGGCCGGTTCGTCCTCGGGCTGGGCCGGGGACTGGGGGCGCTGGCGCCGTCGCTCGGCGTGGCGCCACCGACGCTGCGCGGTCTGGAGCACCTGGTGGGCGTGCTGCGGCGGCTGTGGGCGGGCGAGGCGATCCGGGAGGAGGGCGCGTCGGGGTCGTTCCGCGGGATGCGCTTCTCCGACCTGCCCCCGGACGGCGCGCCGCCGGTCGTCCTCGGCACCATCGGGCCGCGCGGGCTCGACCTCGCCGGTCGGGCGTTCGACGGGGTCATCCTGCACCCGTTCCTCACCGTCGACGCGGTGGCCGCCTCGGTGGCGGCGGTGCGCGGCGCTGCGGAGCGGGCCGGGCGCGATCCCGCCTCGGTCCGCGTCATCACCACCCTCGTCGCCGCGCCCGACCTGCCGCCCGACCGGGCGGACCTGGCCGTGCGCGCACGGGCGGTCAGCTACTTCCAGGTCCGCGGCCTCGGGGAACTGCTGGTCGAACGCAACGGCTGGGACCCGGCGGTGCTCGAGCGGCTACGGGCCCATCCCACCCTGACCGGCCGCGGCATCGCGGACACCGCCGTCACCCGCGACCGGCTGGTGGAATCCGCCGAGCTGATCCCCGCGCAGTGGTTCGACACCGGCGCGGCGATCGGGTCCAGCGCCGCGTGTGCGCGGCGGGCGGCGGACTACCGCGCCGCGGGCGCCGACGAGGTGCTGGTGCACGGCGCCTCCCCCGCCGAGGCCGGCGCCATGGCCGCCGCCTGGGGTGCCCTGCGCTCTCGTCCGAGCGCCGCACCCGCCTTCGCCGCTGCGGGCGGCGCGGCCGCCGGTTGA
- a CDS encoding acetyl-CoA C-acetyltransferase, with product MSEAWILDGVRSPRGKGRPTGALHHLHPQELLGQLLRALADRVGVDPELVDDVVMGNGNAVGDHGGDIARMAVLAAGWPQTVAGVTLNRWCGSGQQAVTFAAMGVASGHQGLVLAGGVDMMSRWPAEEGPMDFSAGNPAVRARFPQVPQGVSADLIATIEGFTRDDVDAFAARSQQRAAAAIEQGHFARSVVPIVNADGSVALDHDEHPRPGTTAQTLAKLAPSFAALGRAVFTDYGYDRAFGEMVRDVYPDVKEVDYVHHAGNSSGIVDGAAVLALASPEFARAHGLRPRARVVMSAVVGAEPVIMLTAPGPASRRCLERAGMTVDDIDLWEINEAFAAVPLKTIRDLDLDPEKVNVNGGAIALGHPIGATGGMLLQTALDELERRDLSTALVTMCTGGGMGTATIIERI from the coding sequence ATGAGCGAGGCATGGATTCTTGACGGCGTGCGGTCCCCCCGCGGTAAGGGCCGGCCCACCGGGGCGCTGCATCACCTGCATCCGCAGGAACTGTTGGGCCAGCTCCTGCGCGCGCTCGCCGACCGCGTCGGCGTCGACCCGGAGCTCGTCGACGACGTGGTGATGGGCAACGGCAACGCCGTCGGCGACCACGGCGGCGACATCGCCCGGATGGCGGTGCTGGCCGCCGGCTGGCCGCAGACGGTGGCGGGCGTGACGCTGAACCGCTGGTGCGGGTCCGGTCAGCAGGCCGTCACCTTCGCGGCGATGGGCGTGGCGTCCGGGCACCAGGGGCTCGTGCTCGCCGGGGGTGTGGACATGATGTCGCGCTGGCCCGCCGAGGAGGGGCCGATGGACTTCTCGGCCGGCAACCCGGCGGTGCGGGCCAGGTTCCCGCAGGTCCCCCAGGGGGTGTCCGCCGACCTGATCGCGACCATCGAGGGGTTCACCCGCGACGACGTCGACGCGTTCGCCGCCCGCAGCCAGCAGCGGGCCGCCGCCGCGATCGAGCAGGGCCACTTCGCCCGCAGCGTGGTGCCCATCGTCAACGCCGACGGCTCCGTCGCCCTCGACCACGACGAGCATCCCCGGCCGGGCACCACCGCGCAGACGCTGGCGAAGCTGGCGCCGTCGTTCGCGGCCCTGGGGCGCGCCGTGTTCACCGACTACGGCTACGACCGGGCCTTCGGCGAGATGGTCCGCGACGTCTACCCGGACGTCAAGGAGGTCGACTACGTCCACCACGCCGGCAACTCGTCGGGCATCGTCGACGGCGCGGCTGTGCTCGCGCTCGCCTCGCCCGAGTTCGCCCGCGCGCACGGCCTGCGCCCGCGGGCCCGGGTGGTGATGAGCGCGGTCGTCGGCGCGGAGCCGGTCATCATGCTGACCGCGCCCGGCCCGGCCTCGCGCCGCTGCCTGGAGCGGGCCGGGATGACGGTGGACGACATCGACCTGTGGGAGATCAACGAGGCGTTCGCCGCGGTCCCGCTGAAGACCATCCGCGATCTCGACCTCGATCCCGAGAAGGTCAACGTCAACGGCGGAGCGATCGCGCTCGGCCACCCGATCGGCGCGACCGGCGGCATGCTCCTGCAGACCGCCCTCGACGAGCTGGAGCGCCGCGACCTGTCGACCGCGCTCGTCACGATGTGCACCGGCGGGGGCATGGGCACCGCGACCATCATCGAGCGGATCTGA